CGTACAGGCGTTTCCCATCTTTTTTTATGGCAGAAAAAATAGGTGGTTTTTGGTCTATTTCACCCAAGAATTGTGGAATGGTGTTTTGGATGAGGTTTTCATCAATATGATCTGTAGCAAAAGTGGCATCTATTTCGGTTTCCAAATCGTACGATGGTGTTGTAGCGCCAATGTAAAAGGTACCCGTGTACTCTTTTTCCATGCCCTGTAACTCGGTAATTTGTTTGGTAAATTTACCCGTACAAATTATAAGTAAACCTGTAGCCAAAGGGTCTAGCGTGCCTGCGTGCCCTACCTTTATTTTTTTAAGCCCAAGGTGCTTTTTTAAGCTCCACTTTATTTTATTTACTGCCTGAAAGGAGCTCCATGTTAGCGGTTTATCTATAAGTAGAATTTTTCCGTTGGTAAAATCTTCGGGTGTTGCCAAACTCAATTATTTATATATTGTAAAGTAGGCTAACAGTAGTGCGCCTGCTATTATACGGTACCATCCCCAAGGTTTAAAACCGTACTTTTTAATAAAACCTATAAAACCCTTAATAGCTATAATGGCTACAATAAAAGCAATTACATTACCCATAAGGAACATGGTAAGGTTCTCTGCCGATTGTGTGAGTAACTCGTACCCTTTAAGCCCTGTTTGCTCGTAACTTTTAAGAAAAATAGAGTAAATGGTTACGGCTGCCATAGTGGGTACGGCAAGGAAGAACGAAAATTCTGCTGCGGTTTCGCGCGTTAACCCTTGTTGCATACCTCCAATTATAGAGGCTGCCGAACGGCTTGTACCAGGCATCATGGCAAGGCATTGCCAAAAACCAATGGCTACCCCTTTTTTTATGGTAATAGTCTCTTCGGTTTTTACGGTTTGATTTTTAAAAAAGTTTTCAATAAATAAAAGTATAACACCACCTACTATAAGTACTATAGCAATAGGTACAGGGTCGCCCAAGGCTTCTTCTATAAGGTCGTCAAACAATAATCCGAGTACTAAGGCAGGTACAACGGCTGCTGCAAGTTTAATATAAAAATTGAATTTGGTGAAATCGAAAAACTTTTTCCAGTATAACGCTACTACGGCTAATATTGCCCCAAACTGTATGGATACCTGAAATAGTTTTACATAATCGTCTTCCTGAATGCCGTAGTACGAGCTGGCAAAAATCATGTGTGCGGTAGATGAAACGGGCAGGTACTCTGTAAGTCCTTCAATAATGGCAATAATAATAGCCTGATAAAAATCCATTATTTCTTTTTGATTTTAAAGTTTTTAATGGGCTGGTCTTTCGGAAAAGTTGTTTCGCTTTCCGTAACGGTAGTGTTATCATTATTGGGGTTTTTAAGTATGGCATATATAGTAATACCAAACCCAATAATTACTACGGTAGGTGCAAGGCGTATTCTGCGGAAGCTAAAAATAGCATCGCTAAACACTTTAGGGTCGTCGCTACCGCCACCTGCCATTAATAAAAAGCCCAATGCAATTACACCCAAACCCATTAGGAGTATTTTATAATTCAGCTTCTCAAACAAAAAATGCGTTTTTATTTCGTTATTATTTTTCATCCGTTTTGTGTCATGTTTTTATTATTGCCTTATGGCTATTGCCTTAATATAAGTCGTCAGTTCTTAAATTCAAGAAACGTTGTGTTGCAAAAAAAGTACTTATTGCCGTTATAATAATACCAAAGGCAAGTACACCACCAAATACAATGGCAGTAGGCATCCAATCTTCCCAAATATTAAGTACGGGTAATGCGGCGTCTAGGTAATATACAAACCATAGCAATGCACCAATAGCCAGCAACGAGCCTATTAGCCCCAGTTTGATACCACGCCATACAAACGGCTTACGGATAAACGATTTGGTAGCACCTACCATTTGCATGGTTTTTATGGTAAAACGGTGGTTGTATATGGATAATCGGAGGGCACTATTAATTAGTAGCATGGCAACAAATGCTAGTATACCACTAATTATAAGTATCCAAAGTGTTATGGTTTTTATATTATCGTTTGCCATTTCTACCAGTACAAGGTCATAACTTACATCGGCAACTATGGGGTTGGCTCTTATGGCAACTTCAATATCCTTAATACTATCGGTTTGTACGTAGTTTCCTTTTAGGTGAATATCGTACGAATTCAGCAGCGGGTTACTATCCAAAAGCGATTCATAATCGCCCATAATATCCTTGTTGTTTTGCGCTGCCTCTTCTTTAGAAACATATACAAAATCCTTTATATAGGTCGCCTCCTTTAAGTTGTTGCCAAACGCCTGCATGGCATCGTCAGTAGCATCTTTCTTAAAAAATACCGTCATCGGGATGTTTTCTTTCACATAGCTCGATATTTTCTCGGTATTAATCACAAAAAGCCCCAGCGCCCCAAGTAAAGTTAGTACAATAAAAATACTAAGTACCACCGAAAAATACGAAGAAATAAGCCGTCTTTTCTGGAATTTTTCAAAGGATGATGCCATAAACTATATTTTAGCGGTAAAAATAATAAAGAAATTTGGTAAACATAATTTATAACGGGCAAAGTTTCCACTTTCGTACAATAAACGTAAATTTGCCCTCCATACAGAATTGAGGTTTTTTATACCTTATAAGCTAAGAACATAAGCGACTAAAACAAAATGAAATACAACCCAAACGCAATAGAAGCCAAGTGGCAAAAATACTGGGCAGATAACAAGACTTTTAAGGCAGAAGATGCTACGGATAAACCAAAATATTACGTGCTCGATATGTTTCCTTACCCATCGGGGGCGGGGCTACACGTAGGGCATCCGCTAGGGTATATTGCGTCTGATATTTATGCGCGCTACAAACGCCACCAAGGTTTTAATGTATTGCACCCGCAGGGGTACGATAGTTTTGGGCTTCCTGCCGAGCAGTATGCCATACAAACAGGGCAACACCCCGCTATTACTACCGAAACAAATATTAAGCGTTACCGCGAGCAGTTAGACAAAATTGGTTTTTCATTCGATTGGGATAGAGAGGTACGCACCTCCAACCCTGAATATTATAAGTGGACACAATGGATATTTATTCAACTGTTTAACTCATGGTATAATAACGATACCAATAAAGCAGAAAGCATTTGCACACTAATAGCAAAGTTTGAATCCAACGGTAACGAGGGTATTAACGCGGTTTGTGATGATAATATTGAGCCATTTACAGCAAACGACTGGAATGGTTATAGTAAAGAGCGACAAGAAAAAATATTACTACAATATAGGCTTACCTACCTTGCCGAGACTGAAGTAAATTGGTGCCCTGCACTAGGTACAGTTTTAGCCAACGATGAGATTGTAAATGGCGTATCGGAAAGGGGAGGGCATCCTGTTGTCCGTAAAAAAATGACCCAGTGGAGTATGCGTATATCGGCGTATGCCGAGCGTTTACTAGAAGGGTTAAATACAATTGACTGGACGGAATCGTTAAAGGAAAGCCAACGCAATTGGATAGGGAAATCGGTAGGGGCAGCGGTAACTTTTAATGTCCTCACCCCTAGCCCCTCTCCAGCGAAGAGGGTAACGGAAAAGGCTAATCAGGGTTATATGACGGCTGATAGCAGTATGGCTAAACAACTTGTAGCTAATGCTCGTAGTAACCGAAAAGAGCCGACACCTGCCGAAGCATTGCTTTGGGAAGCTGTTCGGAATAAAAAATTGGGCTATAAAATAAGAAGGCAGCATCCTATTGGAGTTTTTATAGCAGATTTTGTTTGTCTTGAAAAGCGACTTATAATTGAAGTTGATGGTGGTTATCACAGTACTATAGAACAAGTAGAACTGGATGAAGCACGCACGCTAGAACTGGAGCAAAAGCATAACTTTAAGGTAATTCGGTTTACTAACGATGAGGTTATTAACAGTTCAGAACAAGTAATCAATTCAATTAAAACAGTATTAAACGAAAGAGCATCCTACGAAAATAGCCGTGCTCCCCTCTCCGATGGAGAGGGGTCGGGGGTGAGGCAAATAGAAGTATTTACAACACGCCCTGATACTATTTTTGGCGTTAGTTTTATGACGCTTGCACCCGAGCACGAATTGGTAACCGAAATTACAACACCCCAGCAAAAAGAAGCTGTAGCGCAATATATAGAAGCAACGGCAAAACGTAGCGAGCGCGACCGTATGGCAGATGTAAAAACCATATCGGGTGTGTTTACGGGAGCGTATGCTGAGCATCCGTTTACCAAAGAACCTGTACCGATATGGATAGGCGATTATGTACTGGCAGGCTATGGCACGGGGGCTGTAATGGCAGTACCTTGTGGCGACCAACGCGATTATGACTTTGCTAAACATTTCGGCATCGAGATAAAAGACATCTTTGCAGGAGTAGATAGTAGCGAAGAAGCTTACGCAAGTAAGGATAATGTAACGCTACAAAAATCTGATTTCCTTAATGGATTAGATTATAAAGCAGCTACTAAAAAAGCTATTGCAGCTCTAGAAGAAATAGGGCAGGGTATGGGTAAAACCAATTACCGCCTGCGCGATGCTGTATTTAGCCGCCAACGTTATTGGGGAGAACCCTTTCCAGTATATTATGTAAACGGTATGCCGCAAATGATAGCTACCGAGCATTTACCCATACGTTTACCCGAAGTAGAAAAATACTTACCTACCGAAGATGGGCAACCACCATTAGGTAACGCAACAACATGGGCGTGGAGTACTACCCAAAATAAAGTAGTAGATAACGACCTTATAGATAACCAAACTATTTTCCCGCTAGAGCTAAACACTATGCCAGGTTGGGCTGGTAGCTCGTGGTACTGGTTGCGCTATATGGATGCCCATAACGAAAACGAATTTGTAAGCGAAGAAAGCCAAAGCTATTGGCAAAATGTAGATTTATACATAGGCGGTAGCGAGCATGCTACAGGGCACTTACTATACAGCCGTTTTTGGAATAAGTTTTTAAAAGACAGAGGTTTTGTACTACAAGATGAGCCTTTTAAAAAACTGATTAACCAAGGAATGATATTGGGTACTAGCGCCATTGTTTATAGAGTTTCTGGAACTGATAAGTATGTTTCTAAGAATCTTAAGAAAGATTACGAGGTGGAAGAGTTGCGTGTTGATGTAAACATTGTAAACGCTTCTGATGAAATAGATATAGATAGACTTAGAGATTGGATGCCTCAGTTTAAGGGTGCTGAATTTATTCTTGAAGATGGCAAATATATTGTAGGTAGAGAAGTTGAGAAAATGTCAAAACGTTGGTTTAACGTAGTAAACCCCGATGATATTTGCGAGCAGTATGGTGCTGATACCCTGCGTATGTACGAAATGTTCCTTGGTCCACTTGAGCAAGCCAAGCCTTGGAATACCGCAGGTATTACAGGTGTTTCAGGTTTTCTTAAAAAATTATGGAAGTTGTATTGTAACGATAACGGGCTTATTGTTACCAATAACGAGCCAAGCAAAGAGGCTTACAAAATACTGCACCGTACCATTAAAAAAGTACAGGAAGATATCGAGAATTTCTCGTTTAATACCTCAGTAAGTTCGTTTATGATAGCCGTTAACGAGTTAACCGCTATTAAATGCCACGAACGCGCCATACTGGAGCCATTAGCAATATTAATATCGCCTTATGCACCCCACATTGCAGAGGAGTTATGGAGCCAATTGGGCAATACGGGTAGCATTGCCAAAGTGCCATTCCCAGAGTTTAACCCACAACATTTGGTAGAAAGCAGTAAAGAATACCCTGTATCGTTTAACGGTAAAATGCGTTTTAAAATAGAATTACCCTTGGATATGCCAATAGACGAAATAGAAAAAACCATACTTGCTGATGAGCGTACACAACAACAACTCGGCGGACGCGAGCCTAAAAAGGTAATTATAGTACCTGGCAAAATCATCAATATTGTGGGATAATTTTTCAGAAAATTTTAGTAGCTATGCTCGTTTAGTATTAAATAAAGCAGGTTTTGGCACGTGGTTTGGTTAGTCAAATTTAATCAATACGTAAAACCTATACTATTATGAAAAAAACTCTATTATTTGTTGTAGTGTGTGTAATAGGCATTCCATTTATGTCTTTAGCGCAAGAAACCACTTACTCAGACACCAACGATGACGATAAGGTCTTAAATTGGTATTTCGCCGCAGGTGTTGCCGTAACCAACGATTATAAAATAAACGAAAACCTTGCTGCTGCAGGTATGCCAGAACTGAACAATGTTATGCCCGAAATTACTTTCGGATATATGGTAAAGGGTACAAAGTTATTAATGGACTTTGAAATTAATACTGCTTTTATGGATGAAAGAACTAGTACCGACAGGATACAGTCAGTAGCTTTTGGCTTTAA
The Flavobacterium litorale genome window above contains:
- the truB gene encoding tRNA pseudouridine(55) synthase TruB; protein product: MATPEDFTNGKILLIDKPLTWSSFQAVNKIKWSLKKHLGLKKIKVGHAGTLDPLATGLLIICTGKFTKQITELQGMEKEYTGTFYIGATTPSYDLETEIDATFATDHIDENLIQNTIPQFLGEIDQKPPIFSAIKKDGKRLYEHARKGEEVEIASRKTTIHEFEITRIALPEVDFRVVCSKGTYIRSLAYDYGKALQSGAHLTALRRTKIGNFSVTDAIAPETFENEVEN
- a CDS encoding undecaprenyl-diphosphate phosphatase, encoding MDFYQAIIIAIIEGLTEYLPVSSTAHMIFASSYYGIQEDDYVKLFQVSIQFGAILAVVALYWKKFFDFTKFNFYIKLAAAVVPALVLGLLFDDLIEEALGDPVPIAIVLIVGGVILLFIENFFKNQTVKTEETITIKKGVAIGFWQCLAMMPGTSRSAASIIGGMQQGLTRETAAEFSFFLAVPTMAAVTIYSIFLKSYEQTGLKGYELLTQSAENLTMFLMGNVIAFIVAIIAIKGFIGFIKKYGFKPWGWYRIIAGALLLAYFTIYK
- the leuS gene encoding leucine--tRNA ligase, which gives rise to MKYNPNAIEAKWQKYWADNKTFKAEDATDKPKYYVLDMFPYPSGAGLHVGHPLGYIASDIYARYKRHQGFNVLHPQGYDSFGLPAEQYAIQTGQHPAITTETNIKRYREQLDKIGFSFDWDREVRTSNPEYYKWTQWIFIQLFNSWYNNDTNKAESICTLIAKFESNGNEGINAVCDDNIEPFTANDWNGYSKERQEKILLQYRLTYLAETEVNWCPALGTVLANDEIVNGVSERGGHPVVRKKMTQWSMRISAYAERLLEGLNTIDWTESLKESQRNWIGKSVGAAVTFNVLTPSPSPAKRVTEKANQGYMTADSSMAKQLVANARSNRKEPTPAEALLWEAVRNKKLGYKIRRQHPIGVFIADFVCLEKRLIIEVDGGYHSTIEQVELDEARTLELEQKHNFKVIRFTNDEVINSSEQVINSIKTVLNERASYENSRAPLSDGEGSGVRQIEVFTTRPDTIFGVSFMTLAPEHELVTEITTPQQKEAVAQYIEATAKRSERDRMADVKTISGVFTGAYAEHPFTKEPVPIWIGDYVLAGYGTGAVMAVPCGDQRDYDFAKHFGIEIKDIFAGVDSSEEAYASKDNVTLQKSDFLNGLDYKAATKKAIAALEEIGQGMGKTNYRLRDAVFSRQRYWGEPFPVYYVNGMPQMIATEHLPIRLPEVEKYLPTEDGQPPLGNATTWAWSTTQNKVVDNDLIDNQTIFPLELNTMPGWAGSSWYWLRYMDAHNENEFVSEESQSYWQNVDLYIGGSEHATGHLLYSRFWNKFLKDRGFVLQDEPFKKLINQGMILGTSAIVYRVSGTDKYVSKNLKKDYEVEELRVDVNIVNASDEIDIDRLRDWMPQFKGAEFILEDGKYIVGREVEKMSKRWFNVVNPDDICEQYGADTLRMYEMFLGPLEQAKPWNTAGITGVSGFLKKLWKLYCNDNGLIVTNNEPSKEAYKILHRTIKKVQEDIENFSFNTSVSSFMIAVNELTAIKCHERAILEPLAILISPYAPHIAEELWSQLGNTGSIAKVPFPEFNPQHLVESSKEYPVSFNGKMRFKIELPLDMPIDEIEKTILADERTQQQLGGREPKKVIIVPGKIINIVG
- a CDS encoding cell division protein FtsX yields the protein MASSFEKFQKRRLISSYFSVVLSIFIVLTLLGALGLFVINTEKISSYVKENIPMTVFFKKDATDDAMQAFGNNLKEATYIKDFVYVSKEEAAQNNKDIMGDYESLLDSNPLLNSYDIHLKGNYVQTDSIKDIEVAIRANPIVADVSYDLVLVEMANDNIKTITLWILIISGILAFVAMLLINSALRLSIYNHRFTIKTMQMVGATKSFIRKPFVWRGIKLGLIGSLLAIGALLWFVYYLDAALPVLNIWEDWMPTAIVFGGVLAFGIIITAISTFFATQRFLNLRTDDLY